In one Vibrio sp. CB1-14 genomic region, the following are encoded:
- a CDS encoding Lrp/AsnC family transcriptional regulator yields the protein MDEIDKKILKELQSNARLSNQELADRIALSPSPCLRRVRALEKQGIIRGYHASVDQEACGLPVNVFVLVKLEKPTEDNMHDFEQHIEAMDEVLECFLMTGNHDYLLHVVSGSLKTYEQFIRRQLTPLPNIASIESSFAFGQVKRKTKLPIN from the coding sequence ATGGATGAGATTGATAAGAAGATACTGAAAGAGCTTCAAAGCAACGCTCGATTAAGCAATCAAGAGCTTGCCGATCGCATCGCTCTTTCACCGTCTCCCTGCCTTCGCAGAGTAAGGGCATTGGAGAAACAGGGCATTATTCGTGGCTATCACGCGAGTGTCGATCAAGAGGCATGTGGTTTGCCAGTTAACGTCTTTGTGTTGGTTAAGCTAGAAAAGCCTACTGAGGATAATATGCATGACTTTGAGCAGCACATTGAAGCAATGGACGAGGTTCTAGAGTGCTTTTTGATGACAGGTAATCACGACTATCTACTGCATGTAGTAAGTGGGTCACTGAAAACCTATGAGCAGTTTATTCGTCGCCAACTTACTCCGCTTCCCAATATTGCTTCTATTGAATCAAGCTTTGCATTCGGGCAAGTAAAACGAAAGACCAAGCTTCCGATAAACTAG